In one Geotoga petraea genomic region, the following are encoded:
- the flgM gene encoding flagellar biosynthesis anti-sigma factor FlgM: protein MDINKINNNANVNIQKIQQNIKNNKKQAQVNNKDVFELEGNSKKYLELASKLPGVRKKLVNEMKSAIENGTYKIDAEKISKKMLGGL, encoded by the coding sequence ATGGATATAAACAAAATAAACAACAATGCAAACGTCAACATACAAAAAATACAACAAAATATAAAAAATAATAAAAAACAAGCCCAAGTAAATAACAAAGATGTTTTTGAATTAGAAGGTAATTCAAAAAAATATTTAGAATTAGCTTCTAAGCTCCCTGGTGTAAGGAAAAAATTGGTCAATGAAATGAAATCAGCAATTGAAAATGGGACATACAAAATAGATGCAGAAAAAATTAGCAAGAAAATGCTTGGAGGATTATAA
- the upp gene encoding uracil phosphoribosyltransferase has translation MEKVHVVDHPLIKHKISIMRNEDTGPKEFRELLTEITSLLTYEATRKLPTYKTEVKTPIQLTEGEMVDDKKVTIVPILRAGLGMLDGILSLVPNASVGFLGIFRDPDSLNAVEYYVKFPEFTENHHVYIVDPMLATGHSMNYAIEVVEKHGAKNITVMSLISAPEGIKVVNEAHPEIDIYTASLDEKLNDKAYIIPGLGDAGDRLYRTK, from the coding sequence ATGGAAAAAGTTCATGTGGTTGATCATCCGCTTATTAAACATAAAATATCTATTATGAGGAACGAGGATACTGGTCCAAAGGAGTTCAGAGAACTCCTTACAGAAATAACCTCATTATTAACTTATGAGGCAACAAGGAAACTCCCAACTTACAAAACAGAAGTAAAAACGCCAATTCAACTTACAGAAGGTGAAATGGTTGACGATAAAAAAGTAACTATTGTTCCTATTTTAAGAGCAGGATTAGGTATGTTGGATGGAATATTATCGTTAGTTCCAAATGCAAGTGTTGGCTTTTTGGGTATTTTCAGAGATCCGGATAGTTTGAATGCAGTTGAGTATTACGTCAAGTTTCCCGAGTTTACTGAAAACCATCATGTTTATATAGTAGACCCTATGTTAGCTACTGGGCATTCAATGAATTACGCAATTGAAGTTGTTGAAAAACATGGGGCAAAAAACATAACCGTCATGAGTTTGATTTCAGCACCGGAAGGGATAAAAGTAGTCAACGAAGCTCACCCTGAAATAGATATTTATACGGCATCTTTAGATGAAAAGCTAAATGATAAAGCATATATAATACCTGGGTTAGGTGATGCAGGAGATAGATTATACAGGACAAAATAA
- the lysS gene encoding lysine--tRNA ligase yields the protein MVSEVKKQRLQMIKELKEQGINPYPYKFEKDFKAQEIKNKYSSKLESGQLLEDEVFSFAGRIMTIRSHGKSAFMHIKDDTGRIQAYIRKDKIGEDAFNIFKKYIGSGDWVGIKGFPFKTKTGELTILVLEIQLLTKTIRQMPEKWHGLKDKEIRYRQRYVDMISNDNVIEVFKTRSLAIRYMREYLTEQGFYEVETPILENIMGGANARPFITHLNVYDQPMYLRIATELHLKRLVVGGMEKVYEIGRIFRNEGIDYKHNPEFTTIELYQAYADYNDIMELTENLLAYVTEKIHGTTKVNYGELEIDFKPPFKRVDMREFIKGHLEIDILEDSMETMDQYLKKQGIEVPIKERGKYIDELWDLVEDKIIQPTFVMNHPVEISPLAKRHREDPRLSERFELIVNGSELANAFSELNDAEDQMSRFKAQAELKDLGDDEAQLMDMDFLRALEYGMPPTGGLGIGIDRFCMFLTNTQTIKDIIAFPLSKPMKFEEEEKMMDEEQDQD from the coding sequence CTGGTGAGTGAAGTAAAAAAGCAAAGGTTACAAATGATAAAAGAATTGAAAGAACAGGGTATTAACCCTTATCCTTATAAATTCGAAAAAGATTTTAAAGCTCAAGAAATTAAAAATAAATATTCTTCTAAACTTGAATCAGGTCAATTATTAGAAGATGAAGTTTTTTCTTTTGCCGGTAGAATAATGACTATAAGAAGTCATGGTAAATCAGCATTTATGCATATAAAGGATGATACAGGAAGGATACAGGCGTATATAAGGAAAGACAAGATTGGAGAAGATGCTTTTAATATTTTTAAAAAATATATTGGCAGTGGTGATTGGGTTGGTATTAAAGGATTCCCATTTAAAACAAAAACTGGAGAATTAACTATTTTAGTTTTAGAAATCCAGTTGCTAACAAAAACAATCAGACAAATGCCAGAAAAATGGCACGGGTTAAAAGACAAAGAAATAAGATATAGGCAAAGATATGTTGATATGATATCAAATGATAACGTTATAGAAGTATTCAAAACAAGATCTTTAGCTATCAGATATATGAGAGAATATTTAACAGAACAAGGCTTCTACGAAGTTGAAACCCCAATCCTTGAAAATATCATGGGTGGCGCAAATGCAAGGCCGTTCATCACTCATTTAAATGTTTATGACCAACCTATGTATTTAAGAATAGCAACCGAGTTACATTTAAAAAGGTTAGTTGTAGGTGGAATGGAAAAAGTTTACGAAATTGGAAGGATTTTTAGAAATGAAGGAATAGACTATAAACATAATCCTGAATTCACTACAATAGAGTTATATCAAGCATATGCAGATTATAACGATATAATGGAGTTAACTGAAAATTTGTTGGCATATGTAACAGAAAAAATTCACGGGACGACTAAAGTTAATTATGGTGAATTAGAAATAGATTTTAAACCACCTTTTAAAAGAGTTGATATGAGAGAATTCATCAAAGGACATTTGGAAATAGACATATTAGAAGATTCAATGGAAACAATGGATCAATACTTGAAAAAGCAAGGCATAGAAGTTCCAATAAAAGAAAGAGGGAAATATATCGATGAACTTTGGGATCTCGTAGAAGATAAAATAATTCAACCAACATTTGTTATGAATCATCCTGTAGAAATTTCTCCTCTTGCCAAAAGGCATAGAGAAGACCCAAGATTATCAGAAAGGTTTGAATTAATTGTGAATGGATCAGAACTTGCAAATGCATTTAGTGAATTAAACGATGCAGAAGACCAAATGTCCAGATTTAAAGCCCAAGCAGAATTAAAAGATTTAGGAGATGATGAAGCTCAGTTGATGGATATGGATTTTTTAAGAGCATTAGAATATGGGATGCCACCAACAGGAGGACTTGGGATAGGTATAGATAGATTCTGTATGTTTTTAACAAACACTCAAACAATAAAGGATATAATCGCTTTCCCACTTTCAAAACCAATGAAGTTCGAAGAAGAAGAGAAAATGATGGATGAAGAACAAGATCAAGATTAA
- the murI gene encoding glutamate racemase, producing MKIGFFDSGIGGLTVLKKVVRNFNNHDFYYFGDTLNVPYGSKPEYFLVNMLENIFDFFESVDVDILISACNTTDSLVKKGLVSLDDRSFKYISIIDNGIEQINKGEEVLLLATSNTVRSGSYRGLLVDKVKVKKVTEKACPLFVPLIEEGYWYGPMADSIINYYLRDCEGRYDKVILGCTHYPILSNHIQKIVKSKIVDPADGIVKTLLNMKLPYLKGYPEINFYISGSLEQFKCLSKRFLGRMRYKSKYTQLIMYSYYEKEDVDIYE from the coding sequence ATGAAAATAGGGTTCTTTGATTCTGGAATAGGTGGGCTTACGGTGTTAAAAAAAGTGGTTAGGAATTTCAACAACCACGATTTTTACTATTTTGGTGATACTTTGAATGTTCCTTATGGTTCAAAACCAGAATATTTTTTGGTTAATATGCTAGAAAATATTTTCGATTTTTTTGAAAGCGTAGATGTAGATATTCTTATTTCAGCTTGTAATACTACGGATTCTCTTGTGAAAAAGGGTTTAGTTTCCTTGGACGATAGAAGTTTTAAATATATAAGTATAATAGATAATGGTATAGAACAGATCAATAAAGGAGAAGAAGTTTTGTTATTGGCTACTTCTAATACTGTAAGATCTGGCAGTTATAGAGGACTTCTTGTTGATAAAGTAAAAGTAAAAAAAGTTACTGAAAAGGCGTGTCCGTTATTTGTACCACTTATTGAAGAAGGTTATTGGTATGGGCCAATGGCTGATTCTATTATAAATTATTATTTGAGAGATTGCGAAGGTCGTTATGATAAAGTTATACTTGGTTGTACACATTATCCTATATTGAGCAATCATATACAAAAAATAGTCAAAAGTAAAATAGTTGATCCGGCGGATGGAATAGTTAAAACACTTTTAAATATGAAATTACCTTATCTAAAAGGTTATCCGGAAATTAATTTCTATATAAGTGGAAGCTTAGAACAGTTTAAATGTTTATCCAAGAGATTTTTAGGCAGAATGAGATATAAATCTAAATATACCCAATTAATTATGTATTCTTATTACGAAAAAGAGGATGTAGATATTTATGAATAA
- the whiA gene encoding DNA-binding protein WhiA has protein sequence MATFSEEVKMTLVSTKMEFPEIELYGAIKGKGDFVIDGYRKYIKITVNSLSSMKRIYKLSKLLFGDYISAYVKMERRLRLGRVGEILLDLPSVEKIVGRENIDIYSSTLPKKIKNDPFLFGVFLKGMFLTTGSVSFKSSYHLEFFLDISEEFADDIVETFYNLLGIKSNYIIKNNKVKLYIKSSRDILNVLEVMDSHESVEKLNDIIKVRELKGNVTRTINFLTANAMKTAESSSKQINDILLIQEKIGLDNLDKNLKQIAEHRLENEDQSLKEMAEDLNIKKSTLYSRIKKIKEIAKDLEQGDKE, from the coding sequence ATGGCTACATTTTCTGAAGAAGTAAAGATGACTTTAGTCTCAACAAAAATGGAATTTCCTGAAATTGAACTCTACGGAGCAATAAAAGGGAAGGGAGACTTTGTAATAGATGGTTATAGAAAGTATATAAAAATAACTGTTAACTCACTCAGCTCAATGAAGAGAATCTACAAATTGAGCAAGCTTCTTTTTGGTGATTATATTAGCGCATATGTTAAAATGGAAAGAAGATTGAGACTGGGAAGGGTAGGAGAAATACTTCTTGATTTGCCCTCTGTAGAGAAGATAGTTGGCAGGGAAAATATTGATATATATTCTTCAACACTTCCTAAAAAGATAAAAAACGATCCATTTTTATTTGGAGTTTTTTTAAAAGGGATGTTCTTAACGACTGGTTCGGTATCTTTCAAGTCTTCTTATCATTTGGAATTCTTTTTAGATATTTCAGAAGAGTTTGCAGACGACATTGTTGAAACATTTTACAATTTATTGGGCATAAAATCCAATTATATAATAAAAAACAACAAAGTTAAATTATATATTAAATCCAGTAGAGATATTTTGAATGTTTTAGAAGTAATGGATTCACACGAATCAGTTGAAAAATTAAATGATATAATAAAGGTTAGAGAATTGAAAGGAAATGTGACCAGAACAATAAATTTTTTAACAGCAAATGCGATGAAGACAGCGGAAAGTTCTTCAAAACAAATAAATGATATACTTCTTATACAAGAAAAAATAGGATTGGATAATTTGGATAAGAATTTAAAACAGATAGCAGAACACAGACTTGAAAATGAAGATCAAAGTTTGAAGGAAATGGCAGAAGACTTGAATATAAAAAAATCTACTCTTTATAGCAGAATTAAAAAGATAAAAGAAATTGCAAAGGATTTAGAACAAGGGGATAAAGAATAA
- the flgN gene encoding flagellar export chaperone FlgN: protein MKFNNLIDIIRKEKKLLSDFFDMVNELEDLLIKKESTDKINAKLTEISKSSSEFEKIDIERDKLTKEYCEENNIAFSLKDIVDYLSKYNKEGAIEIAEFIEKLNQFALKLDELREIISFQNNLNNSIFKLFNVQNTGKSTYGRNGFNNSSDNSSTGWRG, encoded by the coding sequence ATGAAATTTAATAATTTAATAGATATAATCCGTAAGGAGAAAAAACTCCTTTCGGATTTTTTTGATATGGTAAACGAATTGGAAGATCTTTTGATAAAAAAAGAATCTACTGATAAAATCAATGCTAAATTAACGGAAATTTCTAAAAGTAGCTCTGAATTTGAAAAGATAGATATCGAAAGAGACAAACTTACAAAAGAATACTGCGAAGAAAATAATATAGCATTCAGTCTTAAGGATATAGTCGACTATCTCTCGAAATATAATAAGGAAGGAGCTATTGAAATAGCTGAATTTATAGAAAAACTTAACCAATTCGCTTTAAAATTAGACGAATTACGAGAAATTATTTCTTTTCAAAACAATTTAAACAACAGTATTTTTAAGCTATTTAATGTACAAAATACGGGGAAATCAACTTATGGAAGAAACGGCTTTAATAACAGCTCAGATAATAGTTCAACTGGTTGGAGGGGATAA
- the murJ gene encoding murein biosynthesis integral membrane protein MurJ, whose amino-acid sequence MSLLFKHSFLFALATLISRVLGLFRDATFAHYFGRSSEYDAYLIAILLPFFLRRIFAEGALSSSFIPLFSRKKPEEAQNFLSTTFWLTLIVTILLYIPVFLFSDGFAFLLGSGLGEETLSLTGSLMKITYPFIIFISLWAIISGVLNTKDIYFVPALAPALTNILTIIFIFLSFLFLPRILGPTIGFTLGGIAQFIFVFIFLKKTGFKVQFYFNIKHVKQIMGLFGPALLGVAVSTFNTLIDTNIATWTGTGGVSTIQYALRLYQLPLGIFAVSVANALLPKLSKAIEKNDKNEYNNFLKESIHLTLFFSLPSMAGLIFLNNQLISLIYQHGSFTSQDTIITASTMAFYSFGLPFYSLHGIFVRTFHSDLNTKFPTIVSIVMLAINAILDVLLVRLYGIEGIAMATAISGFVGMVMSGHLAFKSLGPNDILEIMKVMASTIAMVFYILLMRNLTEGRIYTIFLVLSSILIYFLFAYITKIKYIDKALRVIKIRK is encoded by the coding sequence ATGTCTTTACTTTTTAAGCATTCTTTTTTATTTGCGCTAGCAACTTTAATTAGTAGGGTGCTTGGACTTTTTAGAGATGCAACTTTTGCCCATTATTTTGGAAGAAGTTCAGAATATGATGCATATTTAATAGCAATTCTTTTGCCATTCTTTTTAAGAAGAATTTTTGCCGAAGGTGCTTTGTCGTCTTCTTTCATACCACTTTTTTCAAGAAAAAAGCCTGAAGAAGCTCAAAATTTTTTAAGTACCACCTTTTGGTTAACTTTAATTGTTACAATTTTGTTATATATTCCAGTTTTTTTGTTTTCTGATGGATTTGCTTTTTTATTAGGATCAGGGTTAGGCGAAGAAACTCTTTCCTTAACAGGAAGTTTAATGAAGATTACATATCCTTTCATAATATTTATCTCCCTATGGGCAATTATTTCAGGAGTTTTAAATACTAAAGATATATATTTTGTACCTGCTTTGGCACCGGCTTTGACCAATATATTAACTATCATCTTCATTTTTTTATCTTTTTTATTTTTACCAAGAATTTTAGGACCTACTATAGGGTTCACTCTTGGAGGTATAGCTCAATTTATATTTGTTTTTATTTTTCTAAAGAAAACTGGATTTAAAGTTCAATTTTATTTTAACATAAAACATGTGAAACAAATTATGGGTTTATTTGGACCAGCTTTATTAGGTGTTGCGGTCTCAACTTTTAATACTTTAATAGACACCAATATAGCAACATGGACAGGAACAGGAGGAGTATCTACAATTCAGTACGCCTTGAGGCTGTACCAATTACCTTTAGGAATTTTTGCAGTAAGTGTTGCAAATGCTTTATTACCAAAATTATCTAAAGCAATTGAAAAAAATGATAAAAATGAGTATAATAATTTTTTAAAAGAAAGCATACATCTAACTCTATTTTTTTCACTTCCTTCTATGGCTGGTTTGATCTTTTTAAATAATCAATTAATTTCTTTAATTTACCAACATGGAAGCTTTACTTCACAAGATACAATAATAACTGCAAGTACAATGGCTTTTTACTCATTTGGGTTACCTTTTTATTCTTTACATGGCATCTTTGTAAGAACTTTTCATTCAGATCTAAATACAAAATTTCCAACAATTGTTTCGATTGTTATGCTTGCAATTAATGCCATTTTAGATGTTTTATTAGTTAGACTTTATGGCATAGAAGGAATAGCAATGGCAACAGCAATCTCGGGATTTGTAGGGATGGTCATGTCGGGACACTTAGCCTTTAAATCACTGGGACCAAATGACATATTGGAAATAATGAAAGTTATGGCGTCGACAATAGCAATGGTCTTTTATATTCTATTGATGAGGAATTTAACAGAAGGAAGAATATACACAATATTCTTAGTTTTGAGTAGTATATTAATTTACTTTTTGTTCGCTTATATTACAAAAATAAAATATATAGATAAAGCATTAAGAGTTATAAAAATAAGGAAGTGA
- the greA gene encoding transcription elongation factor GreA, whose product MVEENYQLTKEGYERLKKEKDELKKKLMGEIADRIKEARELGDLSENSEYEEAKNEQGRIDSRIKEIEYILEHAEIIEDQSDNSEVRLGKVVKIYDFKLKQENEFMLVTPQEADLKDNKLSSDSAIGSAILGRKIGEKLTIKTAKGTTKKIEIKDIIS is encoded by the coding sequence ATGGTTGAAGAAAATTATCAATTAACCAAAGAAGGATATGAACGTTTAAAAAAAGAAAAGGATGAATTAAAGAAAAAACTCATGGGAGAAATTGCCGATAGAATAAAAGAAGCTCGAGAGCTTGGTGATCTTTCCGAAAATTCTGAATATGAAGAAGCAAAAAATGAACAAGGTAGAATTGATTCAAGAATAAAAGAAATAGAATATATACTTGAGCATGCTGAAATTATTGAAGACCAATCAGACAATTCGGAAGTTAGACTTGGAAAAGTTGTGAAAATTTATGATTTTAAATTAAAACAAGAAAATGAATTCATGCTTGTTACTCCTCAAGAAGCGGATTTAAAAGATAACAAATTGTCTTCAGATTCAGCAATAGGAAGCGCTATTTTAGGTAGAAAAATAGGAGAAAAATTGACTATAAAAACTGCCAAAGGTACTACAAAAAAAATAGAAATTAAAGATATAATTTCATAA
- a CDS encoding stage V sporulation protein S: protein MAELEVLKVAANSKPVAVAGALAAIIRDKHQAELQAIGAGAVNQAVKAVAIARGYAAPSGVDLVCVPAFSDVEIEGEERTAIKFVVKPK, encoded by the coding sequence ATGGCAGAATTAGAAGTACTTAAAGTTGCAGCAAATTCTAAACCAGTTGCTGTTGCCGGGGCATTAGCAGCAATTATTAGAGACAAACACCAAGCTGAACTACAAGCTATAGGGGCTGGTGCTGTAAACCAAGCTGTGAAAGCAGTTGCTATAGCAAGGGGGTATGCGGCTCCAAGTGGTGTTGATTTAGTTTGTGTTCCAGCTTTTTCAGATGTTGAAATAGAAGGAGAAGAAAGAACCGCAATTAAATTTGTTGTAAAGCCTAAATAA
- the rapZ gene encoding RNase adapter RapZ produces the protein MNKPIIFLITGLSGAGKTFLLKTLEDEGYYTVDNVPPHLIKYFVDMICSSDVDKLAIVSDLRWKKTEQLREAFYDIGENLPCNLQLKKVFLEADATSLINRFRKSRRSHPLDLPIEEAIVKEKEILKDIKSISDIIIDTSNTEPYEFRKKFFQIIKQKERPLKLNIVSFGFKNGIPNSADYVFDVRYLPNPFYIYDIYKFTGLDQEVSEYLKDFEDTKKTINKLTSFAKFVQDKYSESGRVEAYFCIGCTGGKHRSVYIAQQLYERLLDEKRDVSITHRDIEKE, from the coding sequence ATGAATAAACCAATAATATTTTTAATTACAGGTCTTTCTGGCGCAGGAAAGACCTTTTTATTAAAAACTTTAGAGGATGAAGGTTATTATACAGTTGATAATGTTCCCCCTCATTTGATCAAATATTTTGTTGATATGATCTGTTCAAGTGATGTTGATAAATTGGCAATAGTTAGTGATCTAAGGTGGAAAAAAACAGAACAGTTAAGAGAAGCTTTTTACGATATTGGTGAAAATTTACCTTGTAATTTGCAATTAAAAAAAGTATTTTTAGAAGCCGATGCCACTTCGCTAATAAACAGATTTAGAAAGTCCAGAAGAAGTCATCCTTTAGATTTACCTATAGAAGAGGCTATAGTAAAAGAAAAAGAAATTTTAAAAGATATTAAATCTATCAGTGATATTATAATTGACACATCCAACACAGAACCATATGAATTCAGAAAAAAGTTTTTTCAAATAATAAAACAGAAAGAAAGACCTTTAAAATTAAATATTGTTAGTTTTGGTTTTAAAAATGGAATTCCAAATAGTGCCGATTATGTTTTTGATGTAAGGTATCTGCCTAATCCTTTCTATATCTATGATATATATAAATTTACAGGGTTAGATCAAGAAGTATCTGAATATTTAAAAGATTTCGAAGATACAAAAAAAACGATAAATAAATTAACTTCTTTTGCAAAGTTTGTCCAGGATAAGTACTCTGAATCAGGAAGAGTAGAAGCTTATTTTTGTATAGGTTGTACTGGAGGGAAACACAGATCTGTTTACATTGCTCAACAATTATATGAAAGATTATTGGATGAAAAAAGAGACGTAAGTATTACTCATAGGGATATTGAAAAGGAGTGA
- the nrdR gene encoding transcriptional regulator NrdR, with product MKCPFCGNEETKVLDSRPAGNGNSVRRRRECLKCDSRFTTYERYEENKIRVIKKEGKRELFDREKIKDGLIKACEKRSVTSEQIEEIVENIEDEIRRTGKSEIPSTEIGDKVMNRLKDIDHVSYVRFASVYKEFRDVDSFLEAIKELKNNR from the coding sequence TTGAAATGTCCATTTTGTGGAAATGAAGAAACAAAAGTCCTTGACTCAAGACCTGCAGGAAATGGCAATTCTGTAAGAAGAAGAAGAGAATGTTTAAAATGTGATAGTAGGTTCACAACATATGAGAGGTATGAAGAAAATAAGATAAGAGTAATCAAAAAAGAAGGAAAAAGAGAATTATTTGATAGAGAAAAAATAAAAGATGGATTAATAAAAGCTTGTGAAAAAAGATCAGTTACTTCAGAACAAATTGAAGAAATAGTTGAAAATATAGAAGATGAAATAAGAAGAACTGGAAAATCTGAGATACCTTCAACAGAAATTGGAGATAAGGTAATGAACAGGCTAAAAGATATTGATCATGTATCTTATGTTAGATTTGCCTCAGTTTATAAAGAGTTTAGAGATGTTGACAGTTTTTTAGAAGCTATAAAAGAGTTAAAAAATAATAGATAG
- the zapA gene encoding cell division protein ZapA → MPNFRDVQIEILGEKYKYRVDEPEEIINKILNEIKSEVENMATNFGKDKINYILLLLLLNERLNVIKTKDEIKNIIDKFETIIKDGDYEEQKDTDSFISWE, encoded by the coding sequence TTGCCAAATTTTAGAGATGTACAAATTGAAATATTAGGTGAAAAATATAAATACAGAGTTGATGAACCCGAAGAAATTATAAATAAAATACTTAATGAGATAAAATCTGAAGTTGAGAATATGGCAACTAACTTTGGAAAAGATAAAATTAATTATATATTATTATTGTTATTATTGAATGAGCGGCTAAATGTAATAAAGACAAAAGATGAAATCAAAAATATAATAGATAAGTTTGAAACTATTATTAAAGATGGAGATTATGAAGAGCAAAAAGATACAGACAGTTTTATTTCTTGGGAGTGA
- the rpmB gene encoding 50S ribosomal protein L28, whose translation MAKRCAICGKEPVAGNNVAHSKKATRRWWKPNVHKVKAVMKDGSVKRIKVCTSCLKAGKVKRA comes from the coding sequence ATGGCTAAAAGATGTGCTATATGTGGGAAAGAGCCTGTTGCTGGTAATAATGTTGCCCATTCTAAAAAGGCAACAAGAAGATGGTGGAAACCAAATGTACACAAGGTAAAAGCTGTTATGAAAGATGGATCAGTTAAAAGAATCAAGGTGTGTACTTCTTGCTTGAAAGCAGGAAAAGTTAAAAGAGCATAA
- a CDS encoding gluconeogenesis factor YvcK family protein: MKNIVVIGGGTGLSQLLRGLKWLKEVNLTSIVAVTDEGGSSGIIRNDFEIPPPGDIRNNIIALAEKESLITELLGYRFNEGFLKNHNLGNIILLALTRINNNNFPLAIKSLSEFLNIKGRVLPSSFELIRIVGEFVDGTVVFGEKNLVSQNKKISRVWLDGNSEAYEESITAIKNSDCIIFGPGSLYTSIITNLLVKGIKESIKESKSKLIYISNIMTQPGETNEYNLSDHVEQIEYYLDYEVDYIIANSGKIPNFILNRYKKRNSSEVKIDMIDDRIIKDDLVYFINEEKTIVRHDSTKLSKIIKNIIGD, translated from the coding sequence TTGAAAAATATAGTTGTAATAGGTGGGGGAACTGGATTAAGTCAACTCCTCAGGGGATTAAAATGGTTAAAAGAAGTAAACTTAACATCTATAGTTGCTGTGACTGATGAAGGAGGTAGTTCCGGAATAATAAGAAACGATTTTGAAATTCCACCCCCTGGCGACATACGGAACAACATAATTGCTTTAGCCGAGAAAGAATCGTTAATAACTGAATTATTAGGGTATAGATTTAATGAAGGGTTTTTGAAAAATCATAATCTTGGTAACATTATTTTGTTAGCATTAACCAGAATCAATAACAATAATTTTCCGTTGGCAATTAAATCATTATCTGAATTCTTGAATATAAAGGGTAGAGTTCTACCCTCGTCTTTTGAATTGATAAGAATAGTAGGAGAATTTGTAGATGGAACAGTTGTTTTTGGGGAGAAAAACTTAGTTTCACAAAATAAAAAGATATCGAGAGTATGGCTTGATGGTAACTCTGAAGCGTATGAAGAGAGCATAACTGCTATAAAAAATTCAGATTGTATTATATTTGGCCCAGGTAGTCTTTATACAAGTATAATAACAAATTTGCTGGTAAAAGGGATAAAAGAATCCATAAAAGAAAGTAAGTCAAAACTAATTTATATATCCAATATAATGACTCAACCAGGAGAAACAAATGAATACAATCTTTCAGACCATGTAGAACAAATAGAATACTATTTAGATTATGAAGTTGACTATATAATTGCCAATTCTGGAAAAATACCTAATTTCATTCTAAATAGATATAAAAAGAGAAATTCTTCGGAAGTAAAGATAGATATGATTGATGACAGAATAATAAAAGATGATTTAGTTTATTTTATCAATGAAGAAAAAACTATAGTCAGGCATGATTCCACAAAATTATCAAAAATAATAAAAAATATAATCGGTGATTAA